The window TTTGTATCAACTGGAGCTCTTGATTGCACTGAATCTTTAGTAACCTTTGCATCATCTAATGAGAAAGTAACAGTATAAACTCCAAGTGCTTTAATTAATGCTTCATTATCTAATTTAGTATTGTTGCCATCTGCAGTTGCTAATTTTAAATCTTTTAAAACTTGTTCAACTTTTACAGCATCTTCAGTTTGAGCTGTTGAAGTTTCAGAACCTTGATTATAATGAGTTGTTGTATCAATTCCAATATTGAAATCAAATTCAGTTGTAGTCTTAGTATTTTCAGTTGTTTCAATGTTTTGTCCTTCAACCTTTACAGTTAAATCACTTACAACTAAATTAATATCAGATGTAGGAATTTGAAGGTCATGTTGAACCTTAGTATCATCAGACTTAGTTTCTTCTACATTAACATGAATTAAATCATCATTTGTTAATCCTGGTCTATTTTTAATAGTAAATGATTTTGAAGTTTCTGTAGTTGTTACTCCACCTTCTTTTAAAGCTGCTTTTATTGTAGCTTCATCCAATTTAGTATAAAGATCATCTAATGATTTAATATCAATTTGTTTTGAAGTTGTAGGATATAAAACTTTATTTAAACTTGCTGTTGCACTTCAACTTTTATCAGCTGTAGCATTATCAGCAGTCTCAGAAGAATCTAGATATGGAAGATCTTTTCAATTAGATAAAGTTTCAGGAAAATTACCATTTACAGTAATTTTTAAATCTGATTCAGCAGCTAATTTTTCACCATTTTTAAAAACACTATTAATATTAGCCTTAATTTCTTCAGCTATTAATTCATTAGTTTTTTTAGTTCCTGTAGAATCATAAATATCTTTCAATGAACCCCCTAAACTAACTTTTTCATTTAATT is drawn from Malacoplasma penetrans HF-2 and contains these coding sequences:
- a CDS encoding P35 family lipoprotein, with product MKIKKIKLLKALALTGAFGIVATVPVIVSACSSTNNGGNNQGGGSGGTTQTEKITPELNEKVSLGGSLKDIYDSTGTKKTNELIAEEIKANINSVFKNGEKLAAESDLKITVNGNFPETLSNWKDLPYLDSSETADNATADKSWSATASLNKVLYPTTSKQIDIKSLDDLYTKLDEATIKAALKEGGVTTTETSKSFTIKNRPGLTNDDLIHVNVEETKSDDTKVQHDLQIPTSDINLVVSDLTVKVEGQNIETTENTKTTTEFDFNIGIDTTTHYNQGSETSTAQTEDAVKVEQVLKDLKLATADGNNTKLDNEALIKALGVYTVTFSLDDAKVTKDSVQSRAPVDTKYTVTLKATPNKDSNNTYVWDDGTSDAKDITFPVTIKIGS